The Caldicellulosiruptor changbaiensis genome has a segment encoding these proteins:
- the plsY gene encoding glycerol-3-phosphate 1-O-acyltransferase PlsY, giving the protein MKALQILIVLAVGYLLGSVLPALIIGKMLNGVDIRKYGSGNPGTTNVLRTMGIGPAILVFTIDVLKGVVATLFAKIVMPDDVVLGVTLAGFAVICGHNWPLYFGFRGGKAVATSIGVALVATPVITLIVIALALIVLVIKRYMSLTSIVGSILYFLVILIFAREYWFLALIIMVVIIIRHRENIKRLLNGTERKIGERVKLQ; this is encoded by the coding sequence ATGAAAGCACTTCAGATTTTGATTGTGCTTGCAGTAGGGTATTTGCTTGGAAGTGTACTGCCAGCTCTTATAATTGGTAAGATGTTAAATGGAGTTGACATTAGAAAATACGGGAGCGGAAATCCGGGCACTACCAATGTTCTTCGTACAATGGGGATAGGTCCTGCAATTTTGGTATTTACTATTGATGTTTTGAAAGGTGTTGTGGCAACTTTGTTTGCTAAGATTGTCATGCCAGATGACGTTGTTTTAGGTGTTACACTTGCTGGGTTTGCAGTTATCTGTGGTCACAATTGGCCATTATACTTCGGATTTAGAGGAGGAAAAGCGGTTGCAACATCTATTGGTGTTGCGCTTGTGGCAACACCGGTTATTACCCTTATTGTAATAGCACTTGCATTGATTGTACTTGTTATAAAAAGGTATATGTCTTTGACAAGTATAGTAGGTAGTATCTTGTATTTCCTTGTTATTTTGATATTTGCAAGGGAATACTGGTTTTTGGCTCTTATAATAATGGTTGTCATAATTATCCGTCACAGAGAAAATATTAAAAGGCTTTTGAATGGCACGGAGAGGAAGATTGGGGAGAGGGTAAAACTTCAATAA
- the gatB gene encoding Asp-tRNA(Asn)/Glu-tRNA(Gln) amidotransferase subunit GatB, with amino-acid sequence MEYEIVIGLEVHAELATKSKIFCSCTTEFGGEPNTHCCPICTGMPGVLPVLNKKAVEYAIMAGLATNCQIARYSKQDRKNYFYPDLPKAYQISQYDLPLCYNGYIDIEVNGQKKRIGIKRIHIEEDAGKLLHDQWEEGSLVDFNRCGVPLIEIVTEPDLRSSEETRIFLEKLKAILQYTEVSDCKMQEGSLRVDVNLSVRPKGSKEFGTRTEMKNLNSFRSVVRAIEYEARRQIEVLESGGVVIQETRRWDDAKGISLSMRTKEEAHDYRYFPEPDLPPIIVDEKWIEEIRKKIPELPDQKKERYIKEYGLPEYDAGVLTSSKPIANYFEECIKYTSNIKAASNWMMGEIMRILNDKGLEPEEIDNIKIKPNQLASLINLVDNKTISNTIAKQVFEEMFETGKDPEVIVKEKGLVQITDRNVILEAVKQAIANNPKSVEDYKNGKDKAFGFLVGQVMKITKGKANPQLVNEILKEELEKI; translated from the coding sequence ATGGAATATGAGATTGTAATAGGTTTAGAAGTGCATGCTGAGCTTGCAACAAAGTCAAAGATTTTTTGCAGCTGCACCACAGAGTTTGGCGGTGAGCCAAACACACATTGCTGTCCTATTTGCACTGGCATGCCAGGGGTACTTCCTGTTTTGAACAAAAAGGCGGTTGAATATGCCATAATGGCAGGGCTTGCCACAAACTGCCAGATAGCAAGATATAGCAAACAGGACAGAAAAAATTATTTTTATCCCGACCTTCCAAAAGCTTACCAGATTTCACAGTATGACTTGCCACTCTGTTACAATGGTTATATAGACATTGAGGTAAATGGGCAAAAAAAGAGAATAGGGATAAAGAGAATTCACATTGAGGAAGATGCCGGAAAGCTTCTTCATGACCAGTGGGAAGAAGGAAGTCTTGTTGATTTTAACAGGTGCGGTGTTCCTTTGATTGAGATTGTTACAGAGCCTGATTTACGTTCCAGCGAAGAGACAAGGATATTTCTTGAAAAGCTAAAAGCAATTTTGCAATACACAGAGGTTTCTGACTGCAAGATGCAAGAAGGGTCACTGAGGGTTGATGTGAATCTTTCTGTCAGACCAAAAGGTTCAAAAGAGTTTGGGACAAGAACAGAGATGAAGAATTTAAACTCTTTCAGATCTGTTGTAAGAGCTATAGAATATGAGGCAAGAAGACAGATAGAAGTTTTAGAAAGTGGCGGTGTTGTTATCCAAGAGACAAGAAGATGGGACGACGCAAAAGGGATAAGCCTTTCAATGAGGACAAAGGAAGAAGCGCATGACTACAGATATTTCCCAGAGCCTGACCTTCCACCGATAATTGTTGATGAAAAGTGGATTGAAGAGATAAGAAAGAAAATTCCTGAGCTTCCTGACCAGAAAAAGGAAAGATATATAAAAGAATATGGTCTTCCTGAGTATGATGCTGGTGTTTTGACCTCCTCTAAACCAATTGCCAACTATTTTGAAGAGTGCATAAAGTACACAAGTAATATAAAAGCTGCGAGCAACTGGATGATGGGAGAGATTATGAGAATATTAAATGACAAAGGGTTAGAACCTGAGGAAATTGACAATATAAAGATTAAACCAAATCAGCTTGCAAGCCTTATTAACCTTGTTGATAACAAGACAATTTCTAACACTATTGCAAAACAAGTCTTTGAAGAGATGTTTGAAACAGGAAAAGACCCAGAGGTTATTGTAAAAGAGAAAGGGCTTGTTCAGATAACAGACAGGAACGTAATTTTAGAAGCTGTGAAACAGGCAATAGCAAACAATCCAAAATCAGTAGAAGATTATAAAAATGGTAAAGACAAGGCGTTTGGATTTTTGGTGGGCCAAGTTATGAAGATAACAAAAGGCAAGGCAAACCCACAGCTTGTAAATGAAATCTTAAAAGAAGAACTTGAGAAAATATAA
- a CDS encoding cold shock domain-containing protein: MRGRVKWFNPEKGYGFISTENGDDVFVHFSAINMEGYKTLAEGQMVEFDVVKSERGNQAVNVRKVK, translated from the coding sequence ATGCGTGGAAGAGTTAAGTGGTTCAACCCTGAGAAGGGTTATGGATTTATCAGTACTGAAAATGGTGATGATGTTTTTGTTCATTTTTCAGCCATCAACATGGAAGGATATAAGACTTTAGCAGAAGGACAGATGGTCGAATTTGATGTTGTGAAGAGTGAAAGAGGAAACCAGGCAGTGAATGTAAGAAAGGTAAAATAA
- a CDS encoding class I SAM-dependent methyltransferase has translation MSAYDNIAWYYKRFSNVFFNKKLILRFLKNTFLEFGISKKARILDIGCGTGSILRSLAQIGFKKLYGIDISRQMIKFAYITNSSFNVRLYNKNFLDFVPRNKFDVVLSTMDVLNHVDKKDLLKYFENVRRVLRSNGLFIFDINLKEYLKSLGKREKVVKKVDDILFTWKFKAMRKKISINFSIADVKTAVHDKIIEYIYSDQEIEKFLKKSKFVIVKRVYDYNSPNKTCFCTKVCYVCKKI, from the coding sequence ATGAGCGCTTATGATAACATTGCGTGGTACTACAAGAGATTTTCTAATGTCTTTTTTAACAAGAAATTAATTTTGAGGTTTTTAAAAAATACATTTCTTGAGTTTGGTATTTCAAAGAAAGCAAGAATATTAGATATTGGATGTGGAACAGGTTCTATTTTGCGCTCTTTGGCCCAAATAGGTTTTAAAAAACTTTATGGTATTGACATATCAAGGCAGATGATAAAATTTGCTTATATTACAAACTCATCTTTTAATGTGAGACTCTACAATAAAAACTTTTTGGATTTTGTGCCAAGAAATAAATTTGATGTGGTACTTTCTACCATGGATGTTTTAAATCATGTGGATAAAAAAGACCTTTTGAAATACTTCGAGAATGTGAGAAGGGTGCTAAGAAGTAATGGGTTGTTTATATTTGATATAAATCTAAAAGAATATCTAAAAAGCTTGGGGAAAAGAGAAAAAGTGGTCAAAAAAGTAGATGACATATTATTTACTTGGAAGTTTAAAGCAATGCGGAAGAAAATTTCTATTAATTTTTCAATAGCAGATGTAAAGACAGCTGTACATGATAAGATAATTGAGTACATTTATTCAGATCAAGAGATTGAAAAGTTTTTAAAGAAAAGCAAATTTGTAATTGTAAAGAGGGTTTATGACTACAATAGTCCTAACAAAACTTGCTTTTGCACGAAAGTTTGTTACGTTTGCAAGAAGATTTAG
- a CDS encoding sodium-translocating pyrophosphatase — protein MGAYIALIYGVIVFAILVIIGLVKFIFSQEKGNEKMQEIAGAIKEGAMAFLNRQYKTIGILALIVAVIIIIANYFGNLSKGSSQAASIAFHIGFAFITGALCSAISGYLGMYIAVNSNVRAAAGARKGLNRALQIALRGGAVTGLAVTALSLLGVATLFLLYGGASGKENLIKEAPSLIVGFGFGASFVALFAQLGGGIYTKAADVGADLVGKVEAGIPEDDPRNPAVVADLVGDNVGDCAGRGADLFESTAAENIGAMILGVALYPVFGWKGILFPLVARAIGIVSSVIGLFFVNTKDESKDPMKALNKGYFVTTILNLIVLIFIVKAMLSGKLPNGQEVNWWLLYGCAVAGIILSYIFVWLTDFYTSYHYRPVQEIAKASTTGPATNIITGMSVGMESTALPVVFISIAIYIAYKLGEHALPGFANGGLYGTAIATMGMLSTCAYILAMDTFGPITDNAGGITEMSGAPEEVRNVTDRLDACGNTTKALTKGYAIGSAALATFLLFSAYLDEVKKILGRPLESWFSVDIGKPEVFIGAFIGAMVVYLFSSTAIRAVGRAAQYVILEVRRQFKEIPGIMEGRAKPDYAKCVDIVTKGALKEMVVPGMIVVIAPILVGILLGKEAAAGFLMIGTIAGVILALFLNNGGGAWDNAKKFIELGNYGGKRSDAHKAAVVGDTVGDPCKDTAGPSLHVLVKLISTITLVFVSLFR, from the coding sequence GTGGGAGCCTACATAGCTTTAATCTATGGAGTAATTGTGTTTGCAATTCTTGTAATCATTGGCCTTGTCAAATTTATCTTCTCTCAAGAAAAAGGTAATGAAAAGATGCAGGAGATTGCAGGTGCAATCAAAGAAGGTGCCATGGCATTTTTAAACAGGCAGTACAAAACTATTGGTATTCTTGCATTGATTGTTGCCGTTATAATCATAATTGCAAATTATTTTGGTAACCTTTCAAAAGGTTCATCACAGGCTGCTTCGATTGCTTTTCATATAGGTTTTGCTTTTATAACAGGTGCACTCTGCTCAGCAATATCTGGGTATTTGGGAATGTATATTGCAGTGAATTCTAATGTCAGAGCTGCAGCAGGTGCAAGAAAAGGTTTAAATAGAGCTTTGCAGATAGCTCTTCGTGGCGGTGCTGTGACAGGTTTAGCTGTGACCGCGCTGTCACTTTTGGGCGTTGCAACACTGTTTTTGCTGTACGGAGGAGCCTCTGGTAAGGAGAATCTTATAAAAGAAGCACCTTCGCTGATTGTCGGATTTGGATTTGGTGCATCGTTTGTGGCACTGTTTGCTCAGCTGGGCGGCGGAATTTATACAAAAGCTGCTGACGTTGGCGCTGACCTTGTAGGAAAGGTTGAAGCAGGAATTCCTGAAGATGACCCAAGAAACCCGGCTGTTGTTGCTGACCTTGTTGGTGACAATGTAGGAGACTGTGCAGGCCGTGGTGCTGACCTTTTTGAGTCAACAGCTGCTGAGAATATTGGTGCTATGATACTTGGTGTTGCATTATATCCTGTATTTGGGTGGAAGGGAATTTTGTTCCCACTTGTTGCACGTGCTATAGGTATTGTTTCGTCTGTTATTGGTCTTTTCTTTGTCAATACAAAGGATGAGAGCAAAGACCCAATGAAGGCTTTGAACAAGGGCTATTTTGTCACAACAATCTTGAACTTGATAGTATTGATTTTCATAGTAAAAGCAATGCTCTCTGGCAAGCTTCCAAACGGTCAAGAGGTTAACTGGTGGCTTTTGTATGGCTGTGCTGTTGCAGGAATAATTCTTAGCTATATTTTCGTATGGCTTACAGACTTTTATACTTCTTATCACTACAGACCTGTTCAGGAGATAGCTAAAGCATCAACAACCGGTCCTGCGACAAATATCATAACAGGAATGTCAGTTGGTATGGAATCAACAGCACTGCCAGTTGTGTTTATATCAATTGCAATTTATATTGCATACAAACTTGGTGAACATGCACTTCCTGGGTTTGCAAACGGAGGACTTTATGGTACAGCTATTGCGACAATGGGTATGCTTTCAACCTGTGCATATATTTTAGCAATGGACACATTTGGACCGATTACAGACAATGCCGGTGGTATTACTGAAATGTCAGGTGCACCTGAAGAGGTAAGAAATGTCACAGACAGGCTTGATGCTTGCGGCAATACTACAAAAGCCTTGACAAAAGGTTATGCTATTGGTTCTGCGGCACTTGCAACTTTCTTACTTTTCTCTGCTTACCTTGATGAGGTCAAAAAGATACTGGGAAGACCACTTGAGTCTTGGTTCTCTGTTGATATTGGAAAACCTGAAGTATTCATCGGTGCATTTATCGGTGCGATGGTTGTTTACCTTTTCAGCTCAACAGCAATAAGGGCGGTTGGAAGAGCTGCTCAGTATGTTATCTTGGAAGTAAGACGTCAATTTAAAGAGATACCTGGTATTATGGAAGGAAGAGCAAAGCCTGACTACGCAAAGTGTGTTGATATTGTTACAAAAGGTGCTTTGAAAGAAATGGTTGTTCCTGGAATGATAGTTGTAATTGCACCTATTTTGGTTGGAATTTTACTTGGAAAAGAGGCAGCGGCGGGCTTTTTAATGATAGGTACAATTGCAGGTGTGATCTTGGCGCTTTTCCTCAACAACGGCGGTGGTGCATGGGACAACGCGAAGAAGTTCATAGAGCTTGGCAACTACGGTGGCAAAAGGTCAGATGCACACAAGGCAGCAGTTGTTGGAGACACAGTTGGAGATCCTTGCAAAGACACAGCAGGTCCGTCCTTGCATGTGCTTGTAAAGCTTATATCTACAATTACTCTTGTGTTTGTATCGCTCTTTAGATAA
- a CDS encoding nucleotidyltransferase domain-containing protein gives MKVETKKFGIEEEILDKIIEILKKYKQVKKACIFGSRARGDHKKASDVDICIWLEDDSENPIYKIEDELEEVNTILLFDIVAFNSITKESLKESIVKEGAVIYERENSREV, from the coding sequence ATGAAAGTGGAAACCAAAAAGTTTGGAATAGAGGAAGAAATCTTAGATAAGATTATCGAAATTTTAAAAAAATATAAGCAAGTTAAAAAAGCTTGCATTTTTGGTTCAAGAGCAAGAGGAGACCACAAGAAAGCTTCTGACGTAGATATATGTATTTGGCTTGAAGACGATAGTGAAAATCCAATTTACAAAATTGAGGATGAATTAGAAGAAGTTAATACAATATTATTGTTTGATATTGTCGCGTTCAATAGTATTACAAAAGAAAGCCTCAAAGAAAGTATTGTGAAAGAAGGAGCAGTTATATATGAAAGAGAGAATAGTAGAGAAGTTTGA
- the gatA gene encoding Asp-tRNA(Asn)/Glu-tRNA(Gln) amidotransferase subunit GatA, with protein sequence MLYKLTAHEAIELIKKKEVKCQEIVESVLERIRQVEDKVKSYITITEEQALENAKKIDEKIAKGEQVGSLYGLPIALKDNLCTDGIRTTCASKILYNFVPPYDATVVKKLKENDMTLLGKLNMDEFAMGSSTENSAFHTTRNPWDLERVPGGSSGGSAAAVAADEAFFTLGSDTGGSIRQPASLCGVVGMKPTYGRVSRFGLVAFASSLDQIGPLTKDVEDCAIAMNIICGHDPYDATSAPIEVPDFTKALVNDVKGLKIGVPREYMEKGVNDEVKKAVEKALELLKSLGAQYEEFSIPIVEYALPTYYIIASSEASSNLARYDGIKYGYRTQNYEDLIDLYKKTRSEGFGSEVKRRIMLGTYALSAGYYDAYYKKGLQVRTLIKRAFDEAFQKYDVIITPTSPTTAFKIGERVSNPLEMYMSDICTVPVNIAGLPAISIPCGFDSNGLPIGLQIIGKAFDEQTILRVAYTYEQNSGYRNLKPQNL encoded by the coding sequence ATGCTCTACAAACTTACTGCGCATGAAGCAATTGAACTTATTAAAAAGAAAGAAGTGAAATGTCAAGAGATTGTCGAAAGTGTTCTTGAGAGAATTAGACAGGTTGAAGATAAGGTAAAGTCATATATAACAATCACAGAAGAACAGGCTTTAGAAAATGCAAAAAAGATTGATGAAAAGATTGCCAAGGGTGAACAGGTAGGAAGCTTATATGGGCTTCCAATTGCTCTCAAAGACAACCTGTGCACAGATGGAATTAGGACAACATGTGCATCTAAAATCCTTTACAACTTTGTTCCACCTTACGATGCAACTGTTGTAAAAAAGTTAAAAGAAAATGACATGACACTTTTAGGCAAGCTCAATATGGACGAGTTTGCAATGGGCTCATCAACAGAAAACTCTGCTTTTCACACAACAAGAAATCCGTGGGATTTGGAAAGAGTTCCGGGGGGTTCATCAGGTGGGTCTGCTGCAGCTGTTGCAGCAGATGAAGCATTTTTCACCCTTGGTTCTGACACAGGTGGTTCTATCAGGCAGCCAGCTTCACTTTGTGGAGTTGTTGGTATGAAGCCAACATATGGAAGGGTTTCGCGATTTGGACTTGTTGCATTTGCATCCTCTCTTGACCAGATAGGACCTTTGACAAAAGATGTTGAGGACTGTGCAATTGCAATGAATATCATATGTGGACATGACCCATATGATGCAACATCAGCACCAATTGAGGTTCCTGACTTTACAAAGGCTCTTGTAAATGATGTTAAAGGTCTTAAGATTGGTGTTCCAAGAGAATATATGGAAAAAGGAGTTAATGATGAGGTAAAAAAAGCTGTTGAGAAAGCACTTGAGCTTTTAAAATCTCTTGGTGCACAGTATGAAGAGTTTTCAATACCAATTGTGGAGTATGCTCTTCCAACTTACTACATCATTGCTTCATCTGAGGCAAGCTCAAATTTAGCAAGGTACGACGGAATCAAATATGGATATAGAACACAAAATTATGAGGACCTGATTGATTTATACAAAAAGACAAGGTCAGAAGGATTTGGTTCAGAGGTAAAAAGAAGAATTATGCTTGGCACGTATGCACTTTCTGCTGGATACTATGATGCATACTACAAAAAAGGATTGCAGGTAAGGACATTGATTAAGAGGGCATTTGATGAAGCTTTCCAAAAGTATGATGTTATTATCACACCAACAAGCCCAACAACAGCTTTTAAAATAGGTGAAAGAGTTTCGAACCCGCTTGAGATGTATATGTCGGATATATGCACAGTGCCAGTTAACATTGCAGGGCTTCCTGCAATATCAATTCCGTGCGGTTTTGACAGCAACGGACTTCCGATAGGTCTTCAGATTATAGGTAAGGCGTTTGATGAACAGACGATATTAAGAGTTGCATATACCTATGAACAAAACAGCGGATATAGAAACTTAAAACCTCAGAATTTATAA
- the hslO gene encoding Hsp33 family molecular chaperone HslO yields MAKILRALSNDKNIAIFIMDSTDIVEEARKIHNLPPIPTAALGRLLTAASMMGVMLKGERHTISIQISCTGVLKGLVAVSDSKGNVKGYVKNKNVLTEINEAGKLNVKGAIGEGTLTVIKDLGLKEPYIGQIELVSGEIAEDITHYFALSEQIPSAVALGVLIDKDESVRSAGGFIIQVLPETSPDVILNLEERFKNFSNISSILAENDIVDIVTELFGDIEYEILDEYYPKYKCDCSKQKVESIIPLLTDDEISDEKIEIVCSFCEKKYYFTREEAFKIKYGSK; encoded by the coding sequence ATGGCAAAAATATTAAGAGCACTATCAAATGACAAAAATATTGCAATCTTCATCATGGACTCAACAGACATAGTCGAAGAGGCAAGAAAAATACATAATCTTCCACCTATCCCAACAGCGGCCTTAGGTAGGCTTTTGACAGCCGCATCAATGATGGGGGTTATGTTAAAAGGTGAAAGGCATACAATTTCAATTCAGATTTCTTGCACAGGAGTTTTAAAAGGCTTGGTTGCAGTTTCTGATTCAAAAGGAAATGTCAAAGGTTATGTAAAGAATAAAAATGTGCTCACAGAGATAAACGAAGCAGGAAAGCTAAACGTGAAAGGTGCAATAGGAGAAGGCACACTAACAGTTATAAAAGACCTGGGCTTAAAAGAACCATATATTGGTCAAATTGAACTTGTCTCAGGTGAGATTGCAGAAGATATAACGCACTATTTTGCTTTGTCAGAGCAGATTCCATCTGCTGTTGCACTTGGTGTTTTGATAGACAAGGACGAGAGTGTAAGGTCAGCTGGGGGATTTATAATCCAAGTACTTCCTGAAACAAGCCCTGATGTTATTCTCAACCTTGAAGAAAGGTTCAAAAATTTTTCAAATATTTCTTCTATTCTGGCTGAAAATGATATTGTAGATATTGTAACAGAACTTTTTGGAGACATTGAATATGAGATTTTAGATGAGTATTATCCAAAGTACAAATGTGATTGTTCAAAACAAAAGGTAGAGAGTATAATTCCCCTTCTTACTGACGATGAGATATCTGATGAGAAGATAGAAATTGTCTGTAGCTTTTGTGAGAAGAAATATTATTTTACAAGAGAAGAAGCTTTTAAAATTAAATATGGCTCGAAATAA
- the gatC gene encoding Asp-tRNA(Asn)/Glu-tRNA(Gln) amidotransferase subunit GatC has product MITRQDVEYVANLARLTLTEEEIEKMTKELGAIIEFANKLSDLDTEGIEPTAHVLNLYNVFRSDEVKPSYPREKILQNAPSHDDVCIKVPKIVE; this is encoded by the coding sequence ATGATAACAAGACAAGATGTTGAATATGTTGCAAACCTTGCAAGACTTACTTTGACTGAAGAAGAAATTGAAAAGATGACAAAAGAGCTTGGTGCTATAATCGAGTTTGCAAATAAACTATCTGACCTTGACACCGAAGGTATTGAACCAACAGCACATGTCCTTAACCTTTACAATGTGTTTAGAAGCGATGAGGTAAAGCCTTCATACCCGCGCGAAAAGATTTTACAAAACGCTCCTTCCCACGACGATGTTTGTATAAAAGTCCCAAAAATTGTAGAATAA
- a CDS encoding nucleotidyltransferase substrate binding protein → MKERIVEKFEDFKNALKRLEEGISIEPDRDIIIDGAIQRFEFVFELSWKLMREYLKYTGLEINNPRGVIKYAYQNGIIEDGDKWVKMLSDRNMTSNLYNQKISYKNYQNIKFEYIELFRKLLLKFENIISSEL, encoded by the coding sequence ATGAAAGAGAGAATAGTAGAGAAGTTTGAAGATTTTAAGAATGCTTTAAAAAGATTGGAAGAAGGTATAAGTATAGAGCCAGACAGGGACATCATTATAGATGGGGCAATCCAGAGATTTGAATTTGTCTTTGAGCTTTCATGGAAGCTCATGAGGGAATATTTGAAGTATACTGGTTTGGAGATTAACAATCCTCGGGGCGTTATAAAGTATGCATATCAAAACGGCATTATAGAAGACGGTGACAAGTGGGTTAAAATGCTTTCAGATAGAAATATGACTTCAAACTTATATAACCAAAAAATATCTTACAAAAATTACCAAAACATTAAATTTGAGTATATAGAGCTATTTAGGAAGCTACTTTTAAAATTTGAAAATATAATATCTTCTGAGCTGTGA
- the yfmF gene encoding EF-P 5-aminopentanol modification-associated protein YfmF produces MQKKEKNNNFYMAFCDDRFKINRIAITFIDKLEREKNTLNALFPMVLIRGNNKYKDMKEINRFLDNMYGATLSIDVDKKGDLQTITFSISFLNDRFAGEQLYEKSLQFLHDIIYGPIEYGGGFKEEVIEQEKNNLKQEIEGRINDKVQYAIDRCIEIMFEGQNYALYEKGNVDDLKTITKDKLFLQYKEVVEKKPMYVMIYGDYNEEYAISKALEVFGQNQREDIKNDFSINLPFAGTRYITEEMEVNQGKISIGIRTNVDTRSTDYYKLLLLNGVLGASPKSKLFENVREKASLCYYAFSRVDRFKSVMVISSGIEIENYEKALNLILQQLEDIKKGVITTVEYESALNYYKTALMAIYDSPRDLLGFYLNQALVGEMLEPKEIFEMLKDVNVSDVKEIANRFEVDTVYFLRNRGAM; encoded by the coding sequence ATGCAAAAGAAAGAGAAAAACAACAACTTTTACATGGCGTTTTGTGATGATAGGTTCAAGATAAACAGAATTGCAATTACCTTTATAGACAAGCTTGAAAGGGAGAAAAATACTTTAAATGCTCTATTTCCAATGGTTTTAATAAGAGGGAACAATAAGTACAAGGATATGAAAGAAATAAATAGATTTTTGGACAATATGTATGGTGCAACTCTGAGCATTGACGTGGATAAAAAAGGCGATTTGCAGACAATCACCTTTTCAATAAGTTTTTTGAACGACAGATTTGCTGGCGAGCAGCTTTATGAGAAGTCCTTGCAGTTTTTACATGACATAATCTATGGACCAATAGAATATGGTGGTGGATTTAAAGAAGAGGTGATAGAACAAGAAAAGAACAATCTCAAACAGGAAATAGAAGGCAGAATCAACGACAAGGTCCAGTACGCAATTGACAGGTGTATAGAGATAATGTTTGAGGGTCAAAATTATGCCCTTTATGAAAAGGGGAATGTTGATGATTTGAAGACCATAACAAAAGATAAACTATTTTTGCAGTACAAAGAAGTAGTTGAGAAAAAGCCTATGTATGTGATGATTTATGGCGACTACAACGAAGAATATGCAATTTCTAAAGCGTTAGAAGTATTTGGACAAAATCAAAGAGAAGATATCAAAAATGATTTTTCTATTAATCTTCCTTTTGCTGGTACAAGGTATATTACAGAGGAAATGGAAGTAAACCAAGGCAAGATTTCAATTGGTATAAGGACAAATGTTGACACAAGGTCCACTGATTACTACAAACTTTTGCTATTAAACGGAGTTTTAGGTGCATCACCAAAATCAAAGTTATTCGAAAATGTGCGTGAAAAGGCTTCGCTTTGTTACTATGCATTTTCAAGGGTTGATAGATTCAAGTCAGTCATGGTTATAAGTTCTGGAATAGAGATAGAAAACTATGAAAAAGCTTTGAATCTGATTTTACAGCAGCTTGAGGATATCAAAAAAGGCGTGATCACAACGGTTGAATATGAAAGTGCCTTAAATTATTACAAAACAGCGCTGATGGCTATTTATGACAGTCCAAGAGATCTACTTGGATTTTACCTCAATCAGGCTTTAGTGGGTGAGATGCTTGAACCAAAAGAGATTTTTGAAATGCTTAAAGATGTGAATGTTTCAGATGTAAAAGAGATTGCTAACAGATTTGAGGTTGATACAGTATATTTCTTGAGAAACAGAGGTGCAATGTAA